TGAGGATTACGATGCCACAGACACCGCATGCCCAGCTCTCATGGACTTCTGTGTGGGATCCTGGTATTTTTGGGCTTCCTAGTCAATAATTCTGATATCTGAACTGAACAGGCAGTGAAAGAGAGTGATGGCTGGGTGCATTTCTGCTGGGCTCTGCCAGAACAGATCCATGCCCTTCACTGCTCTTCTCTGATAGTctgctgggttgttttttttctttaacagatGGAGGGGTGTGCCCGGCTCCTGTCGATCCTGCTACTCGCTCTGACAAGCATCCATGCCTTCCCAAAGTCAGACCACAAGGCATCTCTGCGTTTTGTGGCCCTTGGAGACTGGGGTGGGCTCCCAGTCTTCCCCTTTCACACACCTCGAGAAGTCAGCACCGCCAATGAGATTGGAAGAGTGGCAGACATGATGGGGATAGATTTTATCCTCTCCCTCGGAGACAACTTTTACTTCGATGGTGTGAACGAAGTCTCTGACAAACGCTTTCAGGTAATCTTCTTGAAGCACCACCTGAAATATCCCTACAGCAGTGTATAGAGCAGTCAGGACTGACGTTCActggcagagcaggagtgaggtgcattggcagagctgtgtgtgagggtctcagtactggaatagcaggaggtgctgcagggcaggagtgaggtgcattggtagagctgtgtgtgagggtctcagtactggaatagcagggggtgctgcagggcaggagtgaggtgcattggcagagctgtgtgtgagggtctcagtactggaatagcaggaggtgctgcagggcaggactgaggtgcattggcagagctgtgtgtgagggtctcagtactggaatagcagggggtgctgcagggcaggagtgaggtgcattggtagagctgtgtgtgagggtctcagtactggaatagcagggggtgctgcagggcaggactgaggtgcattggcagagctgtgtgtgagggtctcagtactggaatagcaggaggtgctgcagggcaggactgaggtgcattggcagagctgtgtgtgtgagggtctcagtactggaatagcagggggtgctgcagggcaggagtgaggtgcattcgcagagctgtgtgtgcgggtctcagtactggaatagcagggggtgctgcagggcaggagtgaggtgcattggcagagctgtgtgtgagggtctcagtactggaatagcaggaggtgctgcagggcaggagtgaggtgcattggcagagctgtgtgtgtgagggtctcagtactggaatagcagggggtgctgcagagcaggagtgaggtgcattggcagagctgtgtgtgtgtgagggtctcagtactggaatagcaggaggtgctgcagggcaggaggtgcattggcagagctgtgtgtgtgtgagggtctcagtactggaatagcaggaggtgctgcagggcaggaggtgcattggcagagctgtgtgtgagggtctcagtactggaatagcaggaggtgctgcagggcaggagtgaggtgcattggcagagctgtgtgtgagggtctcagtactggaatagcagggggtgctgcagggcaggagtgaggtgcattggtagagctgtgtgtgagggtctcagtactggaatagcagggggtgctgcagggcaggagtgaggtgcattggcagagctgtgtgtgagggtctcagtactggaatagcagggggtgctgcagggcaggagtgaggtgcattggcagagctgtgtgtgcgggtctcagtactggaatagcagggggtgctgcagggcaggagtgaggtgcattgacagagctgtgtgtgagggtctcagtactggaatagcagggggtgctgcagggcaggagtgaggtgcattggcagagctgtgtgtgtgagggtctcagtactggaatagcagggggtgctgcagagcaggagtgaggtgcattggcagagctgtgtgtgagggtctcagtactggaatagcaggaggtgctgcagggcaggaggtgcattggcagagctgtgtgtgagggtctcagtactggaatagcagggggtgctgcagggcaggagtgaggtgcattggcagagctgtgtgtgagggtctcagtactggaatagcagggggtgctgcagagcaggagtgaggtgcattggcagagctgtgtgtgagggtctcagtactggaatagcagggggtgctgcagggtgggactgaggtgcattggcagagctgtgtgtgagggtctcagtactggaatagcaggaggtgctgcagggcaggagtgaggtgcatcggTTGGGCTCTGTCaggtgtgttttggtttttttttttccagaccacCTTTGAGTCTGTGTTCAGTGATGACTCCCTGGAAGACATCCCCTGGTTCGTGGTAGCTGGGAACCATGATCACCATGGCAATGTCTCCGCCCAGATCTCCTACAGCAAGGTCTCCAAGCGATGGTAAGCGGATACGcacgtctggctgccgcgttctggGCAGAGTTAAGGAGAATCCGCCCTTGCCGATAACAGAGCTGCGGCCGCCCATTACCCACCCAAGAAACCCCTCTAATCGTGTCCTCGGTGAGTCCCACGCCTAAACCGGCCCCTCTGAAACCCAACCATGGCCGAGTGCTTTAACGTTTTGCATCCTAAAAACGGGACGGCTGTGGTCAGAatcggagggagggggggggggtgtaggttacccccaccaccaccctctgACCGCCCGGGTTTCTCCCTCCCCGCAGGCACTTCCCCAGCTATTACTACGACCTGAGGTTCAAGGTGCCCCGCAGCAACGCCACGCTGGCCGTCCTCATGATCGACACGGTGACGCTGTGCGGCAACTCGGACGACTTCCAGAGCCAGCAGCCCGAGAAGCCCCTCAGCCAGGAGCTGGCCACCCAGCAGATGTCCTGGCTGAAGAGGAGGCTGGCGGCCTCCCGGGACGACTACCTGCTGGTGGCCGGCCACTACCCCGTCTGGTCGGTGGCCGAGCACGGCCCCACCCACTGCCTGGTGAAGCACCTCCTGCCCCTGCTGAAGAAGTACCGCGCCACGGCCTACCTGTGCGGCCACGACCACAACCTTCAGGTGAGTGGAAATTGGacctggaaaaagaaaaatgcctAATCTCACTGCATTTTCCTGTGTCCTTCAGTAAATCACATAGACCCTCCGTGCCCAGGGTCTAATCCCCGCCTCTGTCACTGACAATGTCTGTTTAACCTCAAGGTGACTTCATTTTTATTCCCCTTTGCCTCGCATCTTAACCCCCAGCTCTGTcacctcagggggggggggggggagtcattttTTTATGGCCCaggtctcagttctaatccccggctctgtcactggcACTCTCTGTAGGGCCTTGGAGTGAATCATTTTTTATCTCATTGTGCCTCGGGTGCAATCCCTGGGGTCTGGCTGTGGTGATTAGttagtttattgtattttagGATAACGGATACCTCCTGGAGATTACGCCCCcttcatccctccctccctccccacaaacGCTTCTGTGATTATGAAGCTGGGGTGAGctttattcctccccccccccccctccgctgaGCCGAGTGTCACCCTGATGCCTTGCTGACCTCTGCAAGTGATGCATAAGAAATtgtcctgctgggtcagaccgagggtccatcaagcccagcatcctgtttccaacagaggccaatccaggtcataagaacctggcaaggacccaaacactaagaagatcccatgctactgatgcaattaatagcagtggccattccctaagtaaactcgatcaatagcagttaatggacttctcatggGCGGTCCACTGAAACCAGGACCGGCTTCCCCCCGATTCTTCTCCACAAAGCAACACCATCCCACCGGCTCCCTTCACGTTCTCCTCTCTTGTCGTCCCCCCCTCCCCGTTGCAGTACCTGCAGGACGAGACGGGCATCGGCTACGTGCTGAGCGGGGCCGGCAACTTCATGGAGCACTCGCTGAAGCACCGGAAGAAGGTTCCCGAGGGCTACCTGCGCTTCTACTACGCCGACCTGGCCTCCAGGGGGGGGTTCGCCTACCTGGAGGCCACCCCTAAGGAGCTGTCCGTTACCTACATTCAGGCCGGCGGGAAGAGCCTCTTCCAGACCTCGCTGCCCAGGCGCTCccagggcactccatgaaacccCTGCATCTCCTGCCTCTCAACGCCCTGCACGGCCTTCCTTCCTTACACCCGGGTTTTTGGTTGAAAATGTCTTCCGTTGATGATTTGCACTTTTTCCTCAGGTTTTACCTCATCTTCATCCTGCTAacaactctctctccccccccccctttagatcAATCAGAAGGCAAAAATGTGTTTCCCCCCTTGTCGCCTGTCTGAATTTCTGTAGGTTATCCGAGGGCGAACGACTTCCTGACCCGATGTCGAGAGAGGATTAACTCTCAAAGCTGGTCGCAGAGGTAGTGTTGAGGTCTCGCCTACGACTTGTTGGTTGGTCCCTTAAGGGCACAGTAAGGATAATTAGaagaggttccccccccccccccatccactggGGCCGGGATTCTCCCACCCGGCCTTTACAGGTCCCCCCTGCAGAGGGCACACAGGACGCTTCTTTAGATTTTGTAGGGGAGGGAGAGGCCCGGCTGGGtgccttcccacccacccaccctcacgTTGACGTCTGGGTGGCGGAGGCACACTCCTAAGGGCCGGAGATGAACGTGCCTGGTGCTCCTTGTCCCGATGAGGGAGGAAAAGCGAGGAGCCTAGGAACAAGAAGAAGGCTGTGCCCAAGCAGCTGGTGTGTCCCCTTTAACCTTAAATGTCCCCCTGCCTTTTATACCGCGTTTATTACCTTCAGCCACGCAGGCCAGGGCACTCCGTTTTATCCTGCCCTCGCTTCCCTTTCCTTCTTGGTTTTAATGTGTTTGTTTGTGATTTGAAACATGGGGGTACATATGTTTGATTCCTCTTCCTGGAGACAGGACCGGGTTTCTGGCTGCTTCTGCTCAAAAGTGACTGTTTCTCTGTTTTCAGTTTCCCTTCCCATTCAGGGAAAGGAGCAAACGCTTCCTAAACCCTGGAGAATGTTTTCTGTTTATTCTGACGTTCAATAAATTATAAGGAAACCTTCTGAGCTGGATGAATTATTTCACTCCTTCTGTGCTGACTCGCTAAAGGCTGCAGGGTGAGTGGTGAAGCCGGAAGCTAAGACGCAGGTCTGCGGTTTTTGACTCTCCAGGCCTTCCCCACAGAAAACGGGAACCCAAACGTAGAATTACTCAGGTTCCTCcttgaattgaattgaattgaagGGTCTGGATCCCTATTCTCCTGTGCAAGTCAGGGAAGAGCCTTGCACTGCTTTAACCCTGGGGCAGGTTGCCCTTGAAGGCAGAGCATGAGACAGGCTGGCCCTACTCTCAACCGCACCAGGCGCAGGGGCGGATCCCTTGTCCTACGTAtgcacacaacccaggcaggctcttaCACCTCTCACTCGCTgttatagctctctgcttcaatggcaggggagaaagactgatacttcacgcatatccagcatagctctctgcttcaatggcaggggagaaagactgatacttcacgcatatccagcatagctctctgcttcaatggcaggggagaaagtctgatacttcatgcatatccagcatagctctctgcttcaatggcaggggagaaagactgatacttcacgcatatccagcatagctctctgcttcaatggcaggggagaaagtctgatacttcatgcatatccagcatagctttctgcttcaatggcaggggagaaagactgatacttcacacatatccagcatagctctctgcttcaatggcaggggagaaagactgatacttcacgcatatccagcatagctctctgcttcaatggcaggggagaaagtctgatacttcatgcatatccagcatagctctctgcttcaatggcaggggagaaagactgatacttcacgcatatccagcatagctctctgcttcaatggcaggggagaaagtctgatacttcatgcatatccagcatagctttctgcttcaatggcaggggagaaagactgatacttcacacatatccagcatagctctctgcttcaatggcaggggagaaagactgatacttcacgcatatccagcatagctctctgcttcaatggcaggggagaaagactgatacttcacgcatatccagcatagctctctgcttcaatggcaggggagaaagactgatacttcacgcatatccagcatagctctctgcttcaatggcaggggagaaagactgatacttcacgcatatccagcatagctctctgcttcaatggcaggggagaaagactgatacttcacacatatccagcatagctctctgcttcaatggcaggggagaaagactgatacttcactttcaatgcatatccagcatagctctctgcttcaatggcaggggagaaagactgatacttcacgcatatccagcatagctctctgcttcaatggcaggggagaaagtctgatacttcatgcatatccagcatagctctctgcttcaatggcaggggagaaagactgatacttcacgcatagccagcatagctctctgcttcaatggcaggggagaaagactgatacttcacgcatagccagcatagctctctgcttcaatggcaggggagaaagtctgatacttcatgcatatccagcatagctttctgctttaacggcaggggagaaagactgatacttcacacatatccagcatagctctctgcttcaatggcaggggagaaagtctgatacttcatgcatatccagcatagctttctgctttaacggcaggggagaaagactgatacttcacacatatccagcatagctctctgcatcaacggcaagggagaaagactgatacttcacacatatccagcatagctctctgcttcaatggcaggggagaaagtctgatacttcatgcatatccagcatagctttctgctttaacggcaggggagaaagactgatacttcacacatatccagcatagctctctgcttcaatggcaggggagaaagtctgatacttcatgcatatccagcatagctttctgctttaacggcaggggagaaagactgatacttcacgcatatccagcaaagctctctgcttcaatggcaggggagaaagactgatacttcatgcatatccagcatagctttctgctttaacggcaggggagaaagactgatacttcacacatatccagcatagctctctgctttaacggcaggggagaaagactgatacttcacacatatccagcataggtttctgctttaacggcaggggggaatgaagaaaagtggatctatatacagacaacaaccaacaaggactgaattacatagtctgggtaaacaaataagcatgggtgtagcttacttattgcgggcggttactacccctaactaattaagctaaatatttcacatagctgcagttccaacactgctctctacattaatggtgggggtggaaaggaaatataaccaaaaggttactaagagccaagagtaacagataagtataagaaaaaaaaaagtgtgaagcttgctgggcagagtggatgggccgtttggtcttctgctgtcatttctatgccGCTGGGCCTCCCCCTTGCACTGGTCGGGTTTATTTCAGTCGCCTTCCCGGGAAGAAACATCCCCAGGCTAAAGGCTTAAATGCAAGGATAAAACCAGACACCCGTCCCACCAGCCATGCTGAGGCTGCCCAACAAGTGCGGGGTGGCgcccattacccccccccccccgggacctcCCTGTAAAACACGTGCCGTGTCTGTAACTGCACGGACGCGGGCTCTCCGGCCCATTTACACCCCGGGGGCCTCGCTGTAAAACACGTGCCGTGTCTGTAACTGCACGGACGCGGGCTCTCCGGCCCATTTACACCCCGGGGGCCTCGCTGTAAAACACGTGCCGTGTCTGTAACTGCACGGACGCGGGCTCTCCGGCCCATTTACACCCCGGGGGCCTCGCTGCACGGACGCGGGCTCTCCGGCCCATTTACACCCCGGGGGCCTCGCTGTAAAACACGTGCCGTGTCTGTAACCGCACGGACGCGGGCTCTCCGGCCCATTTACACCCCGGGGGCCTCGCTGTAAAAACACGTGCCGTGTCTGTAACCGCACGGACGCGGGCTCTCCGGCCCATTTACACCCCGGGGGCCTCGCTGTAAAACACGTGCCGTGTCTGTAACCGCACGGACGCGGGCTCTCCGGCCCATTTACACCCCGGGGGCCTCCCTGTAAAACACGTGCCGTGTCTGTAACTGCACGGACGCGGGCTCTCCGGCCCATTTACACCCCGGGGGCCTCCCTGTAAAACACGTGCCGTGTCTGTTAACTGCACGGACGCGGGCTCTCCGGCCCATTTACACCCCGGGGGCCTCCCTGTAAAACACGTGCCGTGTCTGTAACCGCACGGACGCGGGCTCTCCGGCCCATTTACACCCCGGGGACCTCGCTGTAAAACACGTGCCGTGTCTGTAACCGCACGGACGCGGGCTCTCCGGCCCATTTACACCCCGGGGGCCTCGCTGTAAAACACGTGCCGTGTCTGTTAACTGCACGGACGCGGGCTCTCCGGCCCATTTACACCCCGGGGGCCTCCCTGTAAAACACGTGCCGTGTCTGTTAACTGCACGGACGCGGGCTCTCCGGCCCATTTACACCCCGGGGGCCTCGCTGTAAAACACGTGCCGTGTCTGTAACCGCACGGACGCGGGCTCTCCGGCCCATTTACACCCCGGGGGCCTCGCTGTAAAACACGTGCCGTGTCTGTTAACTGCACGGACGCGGGCTCTCCGGCCCATTTACACCCCGGGGGCCTCGCTGTAAAACACGTGCCGTGTCTGTTAACTGCACGGACGCGGGCTCTCCGGCCCATTTACACCCCGGGGGCCTCGCTGTAAAACACGTGCCGTGTCTGTAACTGCACGGACGCGGGCTCTCCGGCCCATTTACACCCCGGGGGCCTCCCTGTAAAACACGTGCCGTGTCTGTAACTGCACGGACGCGGGCTCTCCGGCCCATTTACCCCCCGGGGGCCTCGCTGTAAAACACGTGCCGTGTCTGTAACCGCACGGACGCGGGCTCTCCGGCCCATTTACACCCCGGGGGCCTCGCTGTAAAACACGTGCCGTGTCTGTAACCGCACGGACGCGGGCTCTCCGGCCCATTTACACCCCAGGCCAGCTTTTATGGAAACAACTGAGGTGGCAGGTGGCAGGTGGCTCGTGGCTCCGCCCCGTTCATCTGAGCAGCTAACGCCCCTCAACGGGGACTATAAATACCCACAGGCACCGACCCCTCCCCTTCCACTAACTGACAGCGGCTCCAACCAATCGCAGCCCGCTAAGGGGCCCTCGCCTGTCCAATCAGCCTTCAAggttccccttccctccacccttcACATACAGGTAGATGCAGTTTCTGATTATTTCCTACCCGCCCCCAACCACGGCATTTGTTTAAAATTCTCAACTGTCACCATCCGCGCGCAAaggggtggtggggagggagggggctggaggCGGTGGCGGAAGGGGCGGGGCGAGGAGCCGGCGCGCTGGCGACTGACACCCGCCTCCTACCAATAGCCGCGGCCCTCCCTCCACCCGCTACGTCCTCCTCGGCCAATCGGCGCGGCACTTCCGGCGTGGGGGGTGTGGGCGGAGCGAGGCGGCCGCCATTGGAGAGTCGCTTGGAGCGGCGTCCCGTGTCAGAGTGGTGTGTGTGCGCAGGCGCGcctgtgatagagagagagagaggaggttaaGAAGCGGAGAAAGCAGGTACACGAGGAGGAGCGAGTGCCTAATTATAATAataacagtaataataataattaataataataatgcggtgggggggggaggggagtttgcGGCCTTCGGCGTTACTGCCCATGGCCGCCCGATGACGTCAGAGCGGCCGGGCGCCCGTGACGTCAGCGGGCGGCCAGCGAGGCCCCGTCTTATTCTGTAagaggcagggaggagggggCTCAGTCCCCGCCGGCGCTTCCCTCGcttcttagggggggggggtgcacccCGGACCCCGGTGGAAGCGGGCGCCCCGTGCTCATCGTGTTTACCTGCATCTTTTTTGTGTTTGCTGAAGGAGCGAGATGGGCCGCAGGAAGTCGAAGCGCAAGCCCCCGCCCAAGAAGAAGATGACGGGCACCCTGGAGACGCAGTTCACCTGCCCCTTCTGTAACCACGAGAAGTCCTGCGATGTCAAAATGTGAGTccggggtgggggatgggggttgCACCTGCCCGCTCGCGCATCCTTAGGAAGCCTTAAAGGCCCAGTCTTGAGGTTCTTGGGCCAGACCAGACCAGAGTTTTCTGGGGATTTCCCAGGCGCGCCTGCCGTTGCTGAGGATCGGATTGTGCTGGTGCTCAAACCACCTAGAAGTGATTTAACATTGACAGCATAGCAATGGGAGCTTCCAGTTGCCCCGGTATTGGTTGGGGGGTAAAGGTCTCCTCGGGACACGTTAGTGAGAGAGTTTCCAGGTACCATAGATAACTGCCTCAGTGAGCTGAGGAGAGGATGTGCTGCTTTAGTTGTAATCCTGGGAGCAATGTGGGACCTAGTGcaagggggtggtggtggtgatcacaagtggttggagcagcaggctgggaaCCAGGGATACCCGGcttaaaatcccactgctgctgccgcctgtgACCTCAGACAAAGTCATTTCACCCATCAtttcttcaggtacaaactttcaggctgatacagagtGCTTAGCCCCTGTTTGACCGCGTGTTTTAcgcgtgctattattaccccttatactgtaaggggtgataatagcgcgtggaaaacgcgctgccaaccacccgaaactaatagcgctcatcacatgcaaatgcatttagTTATTTCCCTGgaattttgaaagtaaaatgtgcagccaagccgtgtattttacactcagaaattaacgcctgcccaaaggttaACCACTGACAGCACCGagtaagtgtacagaaaagcagaaaaaactgcttttctgtacaccctctcacttaatatcatagcgatattaagtcggaggccccaaaaataataataataaaaaaaaatctgcccacgggtcagcaggtttgaaaactgacaccggcaaaaacagctgacagccgctgcttccactaataaggaggtgctagggacgcgggccctaatttaaatacagaatcacgtgcctgtggtttgttttggttttttttaaatcggccatTTGGTTGTAAGGCTGCTGGGGACAGGCAAtaacctacagaacctgaatataatccattgTAAAGTAACACAAAAGGTGTAATATAAAAATAAGTTCCATCAGATCTGACATAATCATTGAAGGAAGGACATCACTGTAGAAGCATTTAACTTAAAAAGGGAGACCACAATAAAATGAGGAAGTTTTCTCAGATCGTTCCAGCCTGGAggttctgctggagacagagaaatactgagggactgcaggaggcacactgggttatgtacagtgtcagtgagactctctctgtctccatctgctggcagggaggtaaaacccaggagtctggactgatctgggtacatacagggaactactggagacagagaaatactgagggagtgcaggaggcacactgggttatgtacagtgtcagtgagactctctctgtctccatctgctgacagggaggtaaaacccaggagtctggactgatctgggtacatacagggaactgctggagagagagaaatactgagggagtgcaggaggcacactgggttatgtacagtgtcagtgagactctctctgtctccatctgctggcagggaggtaaaacccaggagtctggactgatctgggtacatacagggaactgctggagagagagaaatactgagggagtgcaggaggcacactgggttatgtacagtgtcagtgagactctctctgtctccatctgctggcagggaggtaaaacccaggagtctggactgatctgggtacatacagggaactgctggagacagagaaatactgagggagtgcaggaggcacactgggttatgtacagtgtcagtgagactctctctgtctccatctgctggcagggaggcataacccaggagtctgggctgatccgtggtattccaggaatgaaattTAGCagataagaatcaattttccttcaTTGTATCTATCATATGAGatgttaaatgttttgtttttttactttctctGAATGTAATTAGCATCAGAACTGCAGGCGGACTTTGAGAGAGGAGGGAACTGGGCATTTCaccggcagatgaaattttaggGTGGATAAATGCAAGTGACGCGCACAGGGAAAAAATGTTCCTAACTACAGGAACACAGTGCTAGGTTGTGTATTAGGAGTTACTATCCCGGAAAAGATTTTTTAATTCATTGTGGACAAGACACCACTGCACTTGAATATTGTGCTCGATTCTGgttgcccccatctcaaaaacaGATATTAGatctagaaaaagtgcagagaagggcaagagAAATGATACAGGGGAGATAGCTACCTAGGGTAGGGCTCTTCTGCTTGGACTACCGAGAGGGAAAGTGATAGTGGGTCATAAAATCTCGATGGAACTGGTGAAGAGGGGGACGGTTATTTGCCCCTTCAGATAGGAACTAGGGGACGTGCCATGAAAgtagcagatttttaaaggaagtACTTTTTCCACTCCGTGCGCAATCaaaagctgtggaatctgttgccagaggacctGGTCAAGGCAACTCgcatggttttaattttttttttttttttttgagaatcgTTTTAATCAACAATTCACAAAACTGCCGGAAGCAGGGCGATGGGATAAAATATGAACACCGAATGAGCCATTCTCGTGCATGCGCAGGACAAATCTTTCTGTTTCTGTGGCGTAACTTACATAGCACGTGCGCCTGTTCTACGACCCTGCCCACCCTTATGATGTAGTATGGGATTTGTGCAAACTATaccccccttccttccctacAATACCAGCTTG
The DNA window shown above is from Rhinatrema bivittatum chromosome 19, aRhiBiv1.1, whole genome shotgun sequence and carries:
- the ACP5 gene encoding tartrate-resistant acid phosphatase type 5 isoform X2; translation: MEGCARLLSILLLALTSIHAFPKSDHKASLRFVALGDWGGLPVFPFHTPREVSTANEIGRVADMMGIDFILSLGDNFYFDGVNEVSDKRFQTTFESVFSDDSLEDIPWFVVAGNHDHHGNVSAQISYSKVSKRWHFPSYYYDLRFKVPRSNATLAVLMIDTVTLCGNSDDFQSQQPEKPLSQELATQQMSWLKRRLAASRDDYLLVAGHYPVWSVAEHGPTHCLVKHLLPLLKKYRATAYLCGHDHNLQYLQDETGIGYVLSGAGNFMEHSLKHRKKVPEGYLRFYYADLASRGGFAYLEATPKELSVTYIQAGGKSLFQTSLPRRSQGTP
- the ACP5 gene encoding tartrate-resistant acid phosphatase type 5 isoform X1; the encoded protein is MSRGTGILRMEGCARLLSILLLALTSIHAFPKSDHKASLRFVALGDWGGLPVFPFHTPREVSTANEIGRVADMMGIDFILSLGDNFYFDGVNEVSDKRFQTTFESVFSDDSLEDIPWFVVAGNHDHHGNVSAQISYSKVSKRWHFPSYYYDLRFKVPRSNATLAVLMIDTVTLCGNSDDFQSQQPEKPLSQELATQQMSWLKRRLAASRDDYLLVAGHYPVWSVAEHGPTHCLVKHLLPLLKKYRATAYLCGHDHNLQYLQDETGIGYVLSGAGNFMEHSLKHRKKVPEGYLRFYYADLASRGGFAYLEATPKELSVTYIQAGGKSLFQTSLPRRSQGTP